The sequence below is a genomic window from Leishmania major strain Friedlin complete genome, chromosome 30.
GTCGATGACGTTGCCCTTCGACTTGGACATCTTCTCGCCGTTCTTGTCGCGCACCATTGCGTGCAGAAACACCTCCTTGTACGGCAGTTTGTTTGTGAAGTGCAGCGAAAGCATTACCATGCGAGCCACCCAGAAGAACAGGATGTCGTGGCCGGTCTCCATCAGCGAGTTCGGGAAGAAGCGCTTCATATCGTCCGAGTCGGTGGGCCATCCGAGCGTGGAGAAGGGCCAGAGGCCGGAGCTGAACCAGGTGTCCAGCACATCCGGATCCTGCTCAAACGAGGCCTCGGCGACCTGCTCGTCGGTCAGGCCGAacttcttcttcgccttcgcgtgcgcctcctgtAGATTGCGGGCGACCACCCATGGGTCCACGTCTTTCGGCAGCGAGCCGACGACTTTGTAGGCAGGAATGCGGTGGCCCCACCAGAGCTGACGCGACACGCACCACGGTTTGATGTTCTCCAGCCAGTGGTACCAGACGGCCTCGTGCGAGGGCGGGTACAGGCACAGGTCGCCGttgcgcaccgcctcgacggcgcggcgggccATATCGGAGCAGTCGATGAACCACTGCGGCATCAGCATCGGCTCCACAATGTCGCCAGTGCGCTCGCACCGGCCCACGCGGTACTCGTACGGCtccacgccgcgcagcagccccatctcctccagcttctTCACGATCTCGCGGCGGCAGTCGAAGCGGTGCATGCCCTTGAATGGCTCCATCGTCACGTAGCCCTTCAGGTCCATCATGacaagctgctgcaggttgTGGCGCTTGCCGGACTCAAAGTCGTTTGGGTCGTGAGCTGGGGTAATTTTCACCGCGCCAGTGCCAAAGTTCATGTCGACCAGCGTTGCGTCCAGCACGATCGGGATGATGTCGTCCCGGAACGGGCACTTGAGGAACTTACCATGGAACTTTTTGTAGCGCTCGTCGTCGGGGTGGATGGCGACGGCCGTATCGCCCAGCAGCGTCTCAGGACGCGTCGTCGCAATCACCAGCTCGTCATCGCTGTCCACCAGCTTGTAGGCGACGTGAGTGAGGCTGCCCATGTCGACTTTGCGGTCATAGAGAGGAATGGTCATCTTGGATGTCTTGGGCACTTCAACAAACTCCACCTCGAGGTCAGAGATggcgctctgcagcgcgcagcaccaGTTCACCAGCCGTGTGTCGCGGTGCACCAGGCCGTCCTCGTGCAGGCGCACAAACGCCTCTACAACAGCCGCAGACGACTGTTCGTCCATCGTAAAGCGCTCGCGCGTCCAGTCCAGCGACAAGCCGATCCTGCGGAACTGCTCCGTGATCATGCCAGCGTGGCTCTTCTTGAATTCCCACAAGCGCTTCATGAACTCGTCGCGGCCGAGGTCGTGCCGGCTTTTGCCTTCCTCCTTCATGACGCGGCGCTCCACGACAACCTGGGTGGCGATGCCGGCGTGGTCGGTGCCGGGCAAGTAGAGGGTGTTGTCGCCCTTCATGCGGTGGAAGCGGATGAGGGTGTCCTGCACAGCGCCCGTGAGGGCATGGCCCAGGTGCAGGTAGCCCGTGACGTTTGGTGGTGGGGCGATAATCACGAACGGCTTGGTCGCCGTCTCAGAATTGTGGTCTGACGCGGGTCTGAAGAAGCCAGACTTCTCCCACCACGGATACCAGTCCGCCTCCACCCGGGCCGGATCGTACGTGGCCGCCATTTCGGGAGCCAAGGACTTCATGATGAGCGCACAACGTCGAAACGTTTTcgcaaaaaagggggagaaaaGGATATGTCCTCTTCTCTTAAGATGGGAAAATGATGAGATGGGCACGGCACTAAAGagtgggtggtgtgtgtgtgtgtgtgtatgtgaaGGGGGGAGAGTGAGATATAAGCggcaggcggtggtggtcaGGACCTACAGTAGAGGAAGAGACGACGAGCAAGTCTGCTTGATTCCCTTCACACGCGCCTGTCC
It includes:
- a CDS encoding putative valyl-tRNA synthetase yields the protein MAATYDPARVEADWYPWWEKSGFFRPASDHNSETATKPFVIIAPPPNVTGYLHLGHALTGAVQDTLIRFHRMKGDNTLYLPGTDHAGIATQVVVERRVMKEEGKSRHDLGRDEFMKRLWEFKKSHAGMITEQFRRIGLSLDWTRERFTMDEQSSAAVVEAFVRLHEDGLVHRDTRLVNWCCALQSAISDLEVEFVEVPKTSKMTIPLYDRKVDMGSLTHVAYKLVDSDDELVIATTRPETLLGDTAVAIHPDDERYKKFHGKFLKCPFRDDIIPIVLDATLVDMNFGTGAVKITPAHDPNDFESGKRHNLQQLVMMDLKGYVTMEPFKGMHRFDCRREIVKKLEEMGLLRGVEPYEYRVGRCERTGDIVEPMLMPQWFIDCSDMARRAVEAVRNGDLCLYPPSHEAVWYHWLENIKPWCVSRQLWWGHRIPAYKVVGSLPKDVDPWVVARNLQEAHAKAKKKFGLTDEQVAEASFEQDPDVLDTWFSSGLWPFSTLGWPTDSDDMKRFFPNSLMETGHDILFFWVARMVMLSLHFTNKLPYKEVFLHAMVRDKNGEKMSKSKGNVIDPLYVIHGVSLQTLHDTVRSGNLSDKEVEKAIKQQKEFFPEGIPECGSDALRFGLLSYTQSGRSVNLDIQRVVAYRQFCNKLWNVVRYVLYHALGTDYVPSKQQFSPAEDAAMLPLECRWILSRLDAAIAETTQGMSEGLYDFALATGAVYRFWLHELCDVFLELTKPTIQKGGEKQQLVQDVLLHVVEKALRLLHPMMPFLTEELWHRLPNYSSFGSESIMLAKYPTPSGWSSAASDSAMSIILDVVHSVRSIKASYSLTNKHKPDVWVTAHTAELQELFAVGKMMISTLGVVGEVTVVSPAEEAAAVPKGCGFSLVTKEVGVNMMLMGFIDVGKEVAKLEKQLDGLTKQIEGMKKKMSIPNYETKVPAEIRVANAEKLSTLEAQSAQLRDGIEKMSSLK